The window TAGAGGCTATGAACAAACTCATTGAATGGCTGCCTAACAACATTCCTGATGATGACACGACCACAATTGTTCATGGTGATTATCGTCTGGACAATATGATTATTCACCCAGCCGAGTCGCGTGTGATTGCCGTGTTAGATTGGGAACTTTCTACGTTGGGGAATCCTTTGGCGGATTTTTCTTATCATCTTATGTCATGGATTATGCCTGCGGGAGACGGCAACAAGGGGTTGGCAGAATCAGATTTACCCGCTCTTGGCATCCCGACTATTGAGGAATACACCCGTCTTTATTGTGAACGCACCGGACGCGATGGATTGGGTAACATTGACTTTTATCTGGCGTATAATTTCTTCCGTATTGCGGGCATTTTGCAGGGTATCGTGGGGCGTGTGCGAGACGGAACGGCGGCTAGCGAACATGCCGAGCAAAATGCGGCGCGGGTGCGTCCGTTAGCTGAAGCAGGTTGGCTTTATGCGCAAAAAGCGGGGGCTATGTAAGGGGTGGATTTTAATGGGTGCATTTTAGCAGTGCACCCTCAACTGACGCACTGCGTCATATAACCACAGGAGAGCATTATGCAAAACGCAGCTATTTTTACCCCCCTTATTGTGCTTGCAGCCTGGACGTTCATCATCATGGTCTGGATGTATGCCACCCGTATTCCTGCCATGACAGAAGCCAAAATAGACCCGCAGGATGCCGCCATTCCCGGATCACTAAACGTGTTGCCCGATAATGTGCGGCAGATTTCTGATAATTATAACCACCTCTTTGAACAACCCACACTGTTCTACGCCATGGTGGTAGCTATCTGGGCGGTAGGCCATGTAGATCCCTTTAGCGTTGGGTTAGCATGGGCCTTTGTCATCTTGCGTATTGTGCACTCTCTTATCCAGTGCATCGCAAACCGCGTTATGATGCGCTTTTCCGTGTTTATGGTATCGTGGCTGATTCTAGGCATTATGATTGCCAAAGAAGTCATCGCCCTGTTTTAGGCACTGTCTATATCCATCTGCGCCACAAAAATAAAGCGCAGTAGATGCTTCTAATTTATTCAGCGGCTTGAGAGACGCAAACCGATCCGCCAAGGCGGGCGTTAATAATCTCTTCTGCCTGGGCCATAATGCCACCTATGAGTTCCTGACAGCTTGGCACATCATGGATTAATCCCTGCACCATACCCGCCGACCAGATGCCGTGGTCCGGATCGCCC of the Parvularculales bacterium genome contains:
- a CDS encoding MAPEG family protein; protein product: MQNAAIFTPLIVLAAWTFIIMVWMYATRIPAMTEAKIDPQDAAIPGSLNVLPDNVRQISDNYNHLFEQPTLFYAMVVAIWAVGHVDPFSVGLAWAFVILRIVHSLIQCIANRVMMRFSVFMVSWLILGIMIAKEVIALF